In a single window of the Micromonospora sp. WMMD1155 genome:
- a CDS encoding excalibur calcium-binding domain-containing protein, with product MKPLHPAQTLTLTAAAVVGMVICGANIGDDKPAAESRPQLSASAQVQRITATNAGTNSPVPMPQSTAIAVAPTSAAPARERAPQPSRTSSPPTTAYYKNCDAVREVGADPLYPGEPGFRPELDRDGDGEACEPDGGNGDTGPDPDSDVYYANCIEVRKAGAGPIHKGDPGYSRKLDRNGDGIGCE from the coding sequence GTGAAGCCCCTACATCCCGCGCAGACGCTCACACTCACGGCCGCCGCAGTCGTTGGCATGGTCATCTGCGGGGCAAACATCGGCGACGACAAACCGGCCGCCGAGAGTCGGCCTCAACTGTCCGCGTCAGCTCAGGTGCAGCGCATCACCGCCACGAACGCCGGCACCAACAGCCCTGTGCCGATGCCGCAGTCCACCGCCATCGCCGTCGCGCCCACCAGCGCGGCGCCGGCCCGAGAACGGGCACCCCAGCCGTCGCGCACCAGCAGTCCACCCACAACGGCGTACTACAAAAACTGCGACGCGGTCCGAGAGGTCGGAGCCGACCCCCTCTACCCGGGTGAGCCCGGCTTCCGACCTGAACTGGACCGGGACGGGGACGGGGAGGCGTGCGAACCCGACGGCGGCAACGGCGACACCGGCCCGGACCCGGACAGCGACGTGTACTACGCCAACTGCATAGAGGTTCGAAAGGCAGGCGCCGGCCCGATCCACAAGGGCGACCCCGGCTACTCGCGCAAACTGGACCGAAACGGCGACGGCATCGGCTGCGAGTAG
- a CDS encoding GNAT family N-acetyltransferase gives MIEVRQPTPVDLDALADILNAFELDCDPEGLQCWVAVESGTDGDAKVIGGVLVDFDYGDYGSTVPSGHGDNHPFIFAIAVASEGQRKGAGRALMRRVAEGAHAAGLSFLVLMPQERRADDASEHIAFFRACGLNALAPEQHMSPYGASVLEILERLRLDS, from the coding sequence GTGATCGAGGTGCGACAGCCGACCCCGGTCGACCTGGACGCGCTGGCGGACATCCTGAACGCTTTCGAGCTCGACTGTGACCCTGAGGGTCTGCAGTGTTGGGTGGCCGTGGAGTCGGGCACCGACGGCGATGCCAAGGTCATTGGCGGTGTCCTCGTCGACTTCGACTACGGCGACTACGGTTCTACGGTGCCGTCCGGTCACGGTGACAACCACCCCTTTATCTTCGCCATCGCGGTGGCGTCCGAGGGTCAGCGCAAGGGTGCCGGTCGCGCCCTCATGCGCCGCGTTGCCGAAGGTGCCCACGCGGCGGGCCTGTCGTTCCTGGTGCTCATGCCTCAGGAGCGCCGGGCAGACGATGCCAGCGAGCACATTGCCTTCTTCCGGGCCTGCGGCTTGAACGCGTTGGCACCGGAGCAGCACATGTCGCCCTACGGTGCCTCCGTCCTGGAGATTCTGGAGCGCCTGCGGCTCGATTCCTGA